DNA sequence from the Lysinibacillus sp. OF-1 genome:
GGATGGCATTGAACATCATAGCTTTCCAATGGAGGAGTGGCAACAACGATTCAACGAATACAAAGAACTGCTGGATAGCTATAAAAAATCCTAGAGTAACCATTACTCTAGGATCACTATTATGGATAAAAGGCAGTGGCTATTTCCAATGCTTTTAAAGGATCTTTGATCGAATCGAGTGTGTAGACAAGCTTTTCATCCTGCCACACGATTAAATTGCCTGATTGATAAACATCCAGCTGAGCCATGCCATATTGCTTAGGAATAGGCAGCATATGACTCTCTAAATATTCTACTGCCTGCTTAGCAAGTTTTACTCCTGCTTCAGGATTATCAATTCGTGTATGCGAGGCAATGGACCATCGTCCCTCATTCCAACCAGTCCATAATGAGCCAGCACCCGCATCTTGATAACCTTTTATATTATACCCTAGGTCAATTTTTTGCCCGCCATTTTGACTAAAGTTATCAAATGCAATCTGTGTGCTTGCCCCTTCTGCGCTTTTATATTGTTTGACCAACAATCTTCCAATGACCGTCGCTGAATTCTTTAATCGAATATCATTAATTGGCATATTCTCTTTGCTTTCATAAAAGATAATTTCAACTAGGTCATCATCAGTCCTTGTTGTAGCTGTTAAAAAGCTTCCTTTAGCAATGGGTAAAGCGGTTGGCATTTTTATTGGTACATTCACATGTATTTGCTCCTTTATTTGTTGAAGAGCCTCAGTCTGTGTCATCGATGTATCAGTATTAGATTGTCTTACAGATGTATCGTTCTTATTGTCATGTGCTTGATGATTAGTAGCTTGATCAGCACAAGCACCTGCTATAGTCATACTTAACAACAAAAAGAGAAATATTATTTTTTTCATCGCTTAAACCTCCATTTACCAGTTTACCTATAATCCATATTTTTCCCTGGCAACAGTTTATTTAAACGCTTAGCTATTTAAGCTCATTGATTTGCTTCGTCAGCTCGTTAAACTTTTGGTCAAGCATTGGGTAATCCTTATCCTTAGCTGTCAAAAAGCTCAGTTTACCTAATATCTCTTGTCGTTCTGTTTCAAGCTTTAAACGAAGTGCGACTGTGTCGTCTACTTGCTTCGGAGCATCTTTTCTCCATTTTTTCTTGATGTGCTGATTGTCAATCTCCCAAACGCTATTCGTTACTTTTTCTAGAAAGTATCGATCATGGGAGACGACAAGTAATGTCCCATTATATTGCGCAAGTGTTCGCTCTAACTGTTCACGCGAAGGTAGGTCAAGATGATTCGTTGGTTCATCTAAAAGAAGAACGTTTTTGTCCTCTAAAATATAAGCCATCAGTTTACACTTGACACGCTCGCCCATGCTCATCTTGCCTATAGCAGATGTCCAATGTGTTGGTGTAAATCCTAGATTCTTCATCAGATTGCGGACTTTCCCACGCTCTTCAAATGTTTCTTGATAAAAATATTGCTCTGGTGTCTGATCTAGTGGTAAATCAAATACTTCCTGTGTTAAATAACCTATGGTTGCTGCAGGGGATAGCCACACCTCTCCCTCAGCTTCTAGCTTCCCTAAAAGAACTTTTAAAAAGCTTGTTTTTCCGCTACCATTCTTTCCTGTAATAGCAATTTTATCTCCAAATTGAGCAGTGATGCTGACATCTTTCAATAACGTACGATCACCAAAAGATAAAGATAAATGCTTGCTCTCCAATAATCGCTTGCCAACACGTTGATTCGTGTTTAAAGAAAAACAAATGTCTGCTTCAGGCTCCACCGCTTCCACCCTTGCCTTCGCAAGCTCTGCCTCTAATCGCCTCTTCTTAGATTTCACTTGTGCGTCTAGCCGCTTTGCCTTCACACGATGATACTCCTTAAAGCCTTCTAGTTTTGTTGACTGTGCATGACCCTTTTGTGACCAAGATGTGAGTTCCTGCATTTGGGCCTCAATCCGATCAATGTTTTTTTGCTGTTTCTCGTAGGCACGTTGCTGCGTCAATCTTCGGTGCTCTCTTTCAGCCATATAGCTTGTATAATTGCCATAATGTTCAATTAAGCTCTGTTCCTCAATAGACCAAATTTTTGTGGCAACCCTATCTAAAAAATAACGGTCATGTGAGACCACAATAATCGTTCCCTTATTGTTTTGTACTTGTTTTATAAGAAAAGCGGTACTTTGCTCATCTAAATGATTCGTCGGTTCATCAAGCAATAGAATTTGAGCATTCTGAGCAAAACCTTCTGCAAGACGCATTTTAAGTTTCTCTCCACCGCTTAAAGCTGCAAATGATCTATTGGGTACCTGCCATTTTGCCAGCAAATCAGCCTCTCTTGCAGATATTGCTGGTTTGTCAAAATGAGCTAGCTCCTGTTCAACGATTGTGATTTTTACAGCTGATAACCCTTGTATTACTCCCGCAGTTGGCAATAATGCACCTTGAATCAACTGTAACAATGTCGATTTCCCAGCACCATTTCTTCCAATAATGCCGATAACCTCACCTTGTTTTACGGTGCCTGTCACATGTTCAAATAGTAAAGTATCCTTTATTTCATAACGTACATCCTGTAATTTTAAAAGTTCCTTCATACTATCCACCCTCTCCAGTTGGAGGGACAAAAAAATCCCTCCAATTATTTTGGAAGGATTAGTCGCTACAATATCATGCACAAATAAGCTATTGTAATAGCTATATTTATCACTCCAAAAGCAAGTTTTGGAGTAGCTAAATATTAGCAACTATGGGCCAATATTTAGCTATTATTATGGAAAATGGGCAGACTAATCCTATTTTTGTTTTTCGTGAAATATAAATTTCATGTGCAAAAAATAAGATTAGTTATTCATTAGCCACCCATCTTCCCTTCATTTTTAGTTACCGTCATTGTAACACCTTTTATTAAAAAATAAAAATCTCTACTCTAGAGTAGGTTTATCTAAAACATTCATAGGAGCGAATTTGATTTCTTGAAATGGTACGGAAATACCAGCCATATCTGCGGCTCCAGCGGAAACCCGCAATGATTTCCCTTCCTATAGCAGTTGGGAAAAACCAAAAACTCCGACCAGTGTTCATCCAAATATACGTATTTCTAAACAAACAAGAACGTATACCACTTGATCCTACTCGCCATGCAGGAATCGGTGGCGAAAAACCTGGTGGTGTGCTCATGGGCATTTGTCCTGCCGGAGGAGGTCCGAAATGAGTTGGCCCAAATGACGTTGTTTCAAAATCATCATAATCTCCCCAGCCAGGTCTTCTAAAATTATCTTCTCTAAATGGATTATTGTACACACAAACCCTCCTTTTACATTACTCAATATATGTAAAAGGGCGATTAACCGTTGAGCCATTGCCCATCTATCGAAGGTAATCCGTTACCTATTAATGTATAATGAAAGGGATATTTTTCTAAAAGGAGTCCTTATGAGAAAATTACTGTTACTCTTACTAGCCATTCTTATCGCAGGAAGTATGTGGTTGCTACTTGCTCAAAATCCAGTATCTTCTTCCACTAGTATCCAAGCAAAAATTGCTGACGTGAAAGATTACAAATACTACTTAGATAAAGGCAATGCTGCCATTGGTAAGGACATGACTAAGCTTGATCTAGTGATTGTAGAACCTATTGAAATGCAGCAGAAGTATATTGACAGTGCCCAAAAAAGCGGTACTTTAGTGTATGGCTATATTAATGCAATGGAGGCAGATAAATGGAACAAAGCCCTCTACCATCAATTAAACGAAGAAGACTTTTATCGAAATAAACAAGGTGAAAAAGTGTATTTTGCTGAATTGGATTCCTATTTAATGGATATGACTTCGAGTCATTATCAAGAACTTTTACTAACGGAAATCCAGAAGCAAATTGTACAGAAAGGCTTAGACGGTGTGTTTTTAGATACGGTTGGTAATATTAATTCTTATTTACCCCAAGACGAGCAAACATGGCAAAATGAAGCCATGTTATCATTTCTCCAACAAATTAAAAAACACAATCCTGAACTATCTGTTGCTCAGAATTGGGGGTTTCAAACACTAGCTGATTATACAGCACCCTATGTTGACTTTATTATGTGGGAAGACTTTTCTTACCCAGTGGTAGGAAAAGACGAATGGTCACTCGATATGATGCAAAAACTCGTCCATATACGAGATGAATTTGGTACACAGGTTATGGCAATTAGTTTTGAAGATGCAACAAAAAGTCGTGCATTAGCTGAGAAGTTTGATTTTAAATTCTTTTATAGCCCTGCTGGTTCATACTATAACACCTGGCAGTGACGATATCCCCCCACAAAAAGACTACTGTTTTTGTGGGGGATATTTTGTTTAAGTGCTCACCTCATGGGTAGACTAAAAGAAATTCAGCTTGAGGTGATATGATTGGGTATGACAAAGATGTACGAGGAACAAAATCATAAACACGAAAACCGCTTTCAATATAAACAACGTAATATGTGGACAGGCATATTATTCGGCCTTGGGGTTGTGGCATTTATAGATGAGGTCATTTTCCATCAATTATTACATTGGCATCATTTTTATGATAAATCTACAGCTGCTATTGGGTTAGTGTCAGATGGTTTATTTCATGCATTCAGCTTTTTCGCGACGATTGGTTCTGCTTTTTTATTGGCTGACCTACATAGAAAGCATGGATTTTGGCTAAAAAGATGGCTTGGTGGTATTTTTCTAGGAGCTGGCATATTTCAATTATACGACGGGATTATTCAACATAAATTCATGAAACTGCATCAAATTCGTTATCATGTTGATATTCTCCCATATGATGTGGTTTGGAACATATTAGCGGCTCTATTAATTGTTATTGGTGTGGTCTTGTTACTCCAAACCAATCAAAAGGGACGTTAGGAGGTTGCCCGTTTTGCATTCTGCTCATGCTCAAAGCTTTCCCATTATAGTACAGCTACTAATAGCTTTACCATTTTTTATAGCCATTATTTTTTATATCGTAGCTGTCATTGTTTCGAATCAACATAAAAAACAATGGCCGCATTTTCGTACTATCTGTTGGCTTGTGGGAAATGTAAGTGCCATCGTGACACTAATCGGTCCATTGGCTTCTCTTAGTCATGTCCACTTCGCAGCACATATGATAGGGCATCTATTGCTTGGCATGCTTGCCCCCCTACTTATGGCATTAGCAGCTCCCATGGCACTCCTTTTAAGGACATTATCAGTGAACACGGCTCGTACTCTTTCTCGTACAATGAGGAATCCTTATGTTCGTTTTATTTCTCACCCAATTAATGCGTCTATTTTAAATGTAGGTGGCTTATGGTTACTCTATACGACATCACTTTTCAATCTTATGCATGAACATATACTTCTATATATTTTCATTCACCTTCACATTTTTCTAGCAGGCTATGTATTTACCATTGCCTTTATTTATATTGATCCTACACCCCATCCATACCCTTATGTCTTTCGATCACTTATATTAGTAGTAGCACTAGCAGCTCATTCTATATTGGCAAAATATATTTATGCAAATCCTCCTCAGTATGTACCTGTCACACAGGCAGAGCTAGGTGCCAAGATCATGTACTATGGTGGCGATGCAATTGAAATCATCCTTGTTTATATCCTTTTTTATCAATGGTTTAAAAGCACAAGAAATGCTATTCACACAAAGACAACCATTTCATCACGCTAATTCTACCTCTGACTTAAGAGGATAAATAGGATTGAATAATCCGCCAGTCCTCTAGCTTTTCAGCAAAAGATTTTATATTTTTTCCTGGGATCGGACTGGTTGATGGCATTTTTTTATAAGCACGTTCTTCTAAAAGCTCTAGACCTATATGCTTTTTAAAAACCTCAAATGCTTTCGCTCCATTAAAGAGTACTAACTGGATATTAGGATATTCTTCAAATAAGGTTTGAAAATCATTTGGTTTTTCATTGCGAATTGCTGCGTCTAAGCTTCCTTCACGCTCACAAGTTTCAATCGTGTCCCAAAGACCGATTGCATTGTGTTTTAACAATGCGATTCTCTTTACATAATCGTCAGGAACCTCCGTCTCTAACAGCTCACTCATAATGGGCCAAAAGTGATTGCGTGGATTGCCATAATACTGTTGCTTTTCTAATGATTGCTTTCCTGGCATTGAGCCTACAATGAGCACCTTTGTTGCTGAATCTACGACTGGTAATAATACATTTTTTATTTCACTGGACACAACAATCACTCCTTTCCTCTATTGTAGCGGAAAATCTGAACCAGCAAGTATATCTTTGCTTGACGTAAATAGGAGATGTCGGGATGAATGCTTCTTACTATACGACTGAACAATTTTATAGCCTATACAGTAGCCTATCCAAGGTGGCAGCTCACCACCGTATAAAAACGGCCTATGCTTTTCTACCCCTTCAACCTGTAAATTCTGCAAAAAATGACTTTTCCATAAAACTAAAAGCTCTGTAGCTGAATATTTTTTTAACCATGGTGCAAGCCACTTTTCTCCGTATAAATCTTTCACTGCACTTTCTGCTAAGCCCTCTAAAATAAGAGCATCCAACAAAGTCATCTCATCGAGGGATTTTTTTAAATTGTGTAAACGGCAGACATGATTATATTCATGTGCGAACAATGCTTGCAGTTCCTGTGTCTCTACTTCTCCAATAAATAAAAAAAGAGCCTGAGGATAAGCCACACCGTTTTTATTGGTCATCGTTTGCTGTTGGGTAATTGGGAAAATATAAATCGGTATAGTCGGACCATTCCATTTCTTTTGCAAGTATATAAATTCTTGCTGTACGCAATCCCACACATTATGCTGCTTTAATTGCTCTACATCGACTGTCTCATCTGGTAGAAAAAGTCCCTGTTGCTGTAAAGAATAGTGTATTTCTTCTGACAAGCCGTCTTGAAATAATTCGACTAAATGATCACAAAGAATGGAGCATTGCAAACTATGTAACTCATCTTTTTTTGTGGATTTTCTGGCATAAACAAATTCATCTAACCACTTATCTGTTGGCACAACTGCCATGTCATCACCTCTTCTCAGCATATGTCGTGAATAGACAATCGGCTAGTGATAAATGCTTCGGATCGCATATATTAGCTTGTAATGACATCGAAAGGAGGGATGATATTGAATCCAGCTGATGCTTATAATCTTTGCTGTAAATATCATGGCAAACGCGTTCGAATCTCGGATTCATCTGGTAGGGTACATGTTGGGGAAATCACTAAGGTAGACAGAAGACAGGTATGGATTCTACCTGATAGAAGACATAGTGGTTATGGTTTAGGTTTTTGGGGATTTGGAGGATTTGGTGGGGAAGGTTTTGGCTATGGAATTGCTTTAGGAACAATCTTAGGGATTGCACTAGCTCCAATCATATTCTTCTAACTCAAACTTTTAATATATGTGAAAAATAAGCCATTTCAAACCTTGTTGAGATGGCTCATTTTTCATTATTGAACTTGCTCCTGTTGCTGTTGTTTACTTTCAATCATCTCGGATATTGTGACAAATGTGTAGCCCTGTTTTTTTAATGCAGGGAGGATTTCTTCTAATGCCTTAATGGTTTGTGTACGATTCCCACCACCATCATGAAATAAAATGACATCTCCAGGCCTCGTTCCCTTCATCACCTTTTGCACAATTTTCTTTACACCAGGCTCTTTCCAATCTTGCGTATCCTGATGCCAAGACCACATCACAACCTTGTAGCCATCCTTTACAGCAGCATTAATCATAGCATCCGTATAATTTCCACCTACAGGACGGAATAAAACTGGGGAAAAACCAGTAATACTATAAATCGTGTCATTTGTCTTTTGAAGCTCCTCTTGCAATTTTTTGATGGAAACTTTAAACGGATGTGTATACGTATGATTGGCTAATTCATGGCCTTCTGTATAAGAACGTAAAACAAGCTCTGGATATTTTTCTGCATTCTTTCCAATAATAAAAAAGGTTGCTTTGGCATCATATTTTGCTAATAAATCAAGCACTGCCGCAGTGTACTTGGGATGTGGGCCATCATCAAAGGTGAGGGCGACAATTTTATCCTCTGTGTTGATATCCCATACCACTTCTCCTGTTTCCTCATAATAAGGGCGACCCTTATCAGCATAGCCTTTCTCTCCTAAAAATCCCGAGATGATTAAAAAGCAAACTGTAAAAACCAATACATGTATACGTGTCATAGCATCACCTCCCAAGTCCGAATTCACAGAACTCCGTCAACTTACTATTTACGAATTGCAATGAAATATACTTATGAAGGATTGTCTGTTTTCTCCTTTTAATTATTTCATAACAATTTTGAACGATATGTGAAAAACAAGGGTTAGTGCTTTATTTTTTCTTTATTGATGTAAAATAAAATTATAAGTGATATATAACAAGTCGATAAATATACACTATGTTGTGTAACACAATGGAAGGGATGACATATATGTGGGTTATTACAGTATTTGAAGAAAACACTTATCGAATGTTTGAATATCGTTCTAAAAGTGAGGCAACAACTGCATTACATATATTTAAACAAACTGCTCTGCTTTCCTATACAAGGTAAAGAGATACAAGGAATCTATTCATCAGGAGTAGATTCCCTTTTTAATTGCCTCCATTAACTTCATCCATCATCTCATTCGTTTTCAGCATTATTCATCTGATGACTTTTTTCAAGGAAATGTTGAACACCTTGCTAGTCATCACCATATGTATATAGAGA
Encoded proteins:
- the abc-f gene encoding ribosomal protection-like ABC-F family protein; protein product: MKELLKLQDVRYEIKDTLLFEHVTGTVKQGEVIGIIGRNGAGKSTLLQLIQGALLPTAGVIQGLSAVKITIVEQELAHFDKPAISAREADLLAKWQVPNRSFAALSGGEKLKMRLAEGFAQNAQILLLDEPTNHLDEQSTAFLIKQVQNNKGTIIVVSHDRYFLDRVATKIWSIEEQSLIEHYGNYTSYMAEREHRRLTQQRAYEKQQKNIDRIEAQMQELTSWSQKGHAQSTKLEGFKEYHRVKAKRLDAQVKSKKRRLEAELAKARVEAVEPEADICFSLNTNQRVGKRLLESKHLSLSFGDRTLLKDVSITAQFGDKIAITGKNGSGKTSFLKVLLGKLEAEGEVWLSPAATIGYLTQEVFDLPLDQTPEQYFYQETFEERGKVRNLMKNLGFTPTHWTSAIGKMSMGERVKCKLMAYILEDKNVLLLDEPTNHLDLPSREQLERTLAQYNGTLLVVSHDRYFLEKVTNSVWEIDNQHIKKKWRKDAPKQVDDTVALRLKLETERQEILGKLSFLTAKDKDYPMLDQKFNELTKQINELK
- a CDS encoding endo alpha-1,4 polygalactosaminidase; the encoded protein is MRKLLLLLLAILIAGSMWLLLAQNPVSSSTSIQAKIADVKDYKYYLDKGNAAIGKDMTKLDLVIVEPIEMQQKYIDSAQKSGTLVYGYINAMEADKWNKALYHQLNEEDFYRNKQGEKVYFAELDSYLMDMTSSHYQELLLTEIQKQIVQKGLDGVFLDTVGNINSYLPQDEQTWQNEAMLSFLQQIKKHNPELSVAQNWGFQTLADYTAPYVDFIMWEDFSYPVVGKDEWSLDMMQKLVHIRDEFGTQVMAISFEDATKSRALAEKFDFKFFYSPAGSYYNTWQ
- a CDS encoding DUF2243 domain-containing protein, which translates into the protein MTKMYEEQNHKHENRFQYKQRNMWTGILFGLGVVAFIDEVIFHQLLHWHHFYDKSTAAIGLVSDGLFHAFSFFATIGSAFLLADLHRKHGFWLKRWLGGIFLGAGIFQLYDGIIQHKFMKLHQIRYHVDILPYDVVWNILAALLIVIGVVLLLQTNQKGR
- a CDS encoding cytochrome c oxidase assembly protein gives rise to the protein MHSAHAQSFPIIVQLLIALPFFIAIIFYIVAVIVSNQHKKQWPHFRTICWLVGNVSAIVTLIGPLASLSHVHFAAHMIGHLLLGMLAPLLMALAAPMALLLRTLSVNTARTLSRTMRNPYVRFISHPINASILNVGGLWLLYTTSLFNLMHEHILLYIFIHLHIFLAGYVFTIAFIYIDPTPHPYPYVFRSLILVVALAAHSILAKYIYANPPQYVPVTQAELGAKIMYYGGDAIEIILVYILFYQWFKSTRNAIHTKTTISSR
- a CDS encoding DNA-deoxyinosine glycosylase, encoding MSSEIKNVLLPVVDSATKVLIVGSMPGKQSLEKQQYYGNPRNHFWPIMSELLETEVPDDYVKRIALLKHNAIGLWDTIETCEREGSLDAAIRNEKPNDFQTLFEEYPNIQLVLFNGAKAFEVFKKHIGLELLEERAYKKMPSTSPIPGKNIKSFAEKLEDWRIIQSYLSS
- a CDS encoding DUF2268 domain-containing protein gives rise to the protein MAVVPTDKWLDEFVYARKSTKKDELHSLQCSILCDHLVELFQDGLSEEIHYSLQQQGLFLPDETVDVEQLKQHNVWDCVQQEFIYLQKKWNGPTIPIYIFPITQQQTMTNKNGVAYPQALFLFIGEVETQELQALFAHEYNHVCRLHNLKKSLDEMTLLDALILEGLAESAVKDLYGEKWLAPWLKKYSATELLVLWKSHFLQNLQVEGVEKHRPFLYGGELPPWIGYCIGYKIVQSYSKKHSSRHLLFTSSKDILAGSDFPLQ
- a CDS encoding polysaccharide deacetylase family protein gives rise to the protein MTRIHVLVFTVCFLIISGFLGEKGYADKGRPYYEETGEVVWDINTEDKIVALTFDDGPHPKYTAAVLDLLAKYDAKATFFIIGKNAEKYPELVLRSYTEGHELANHTYTHPFKVSIKKLQEELQKTNDTIYSITGFSPVLFRPVGGNYTDAMINAAVKDGYKVVMWSWHQDTQDWKEPGVKKIVQKVMKGTRPGDVILFHDGGGNRTQTIKALEEILPALKKQGYTFVTISEMIESKQQQQEQVQ